One part of the Mariniflexile litorale genome encodes these proteins:
- a CDS encoding RagB/SusD family nutrient uptake outer membrane protein, producing the protein MKNNIKLYSVFAIITSLVLGSCSTDFIEEKRDLSSVTNEVFEYEELSNQYVNQIYSLILPEHNKNMIMWSRAADDHDGPDMFGKATDEGFGEVDINKVYAAISFNEDHCLRSIGVKSTTSYSNSTWSRIRMMNTYFDQVDKFSGLTEKFKDQIKGQIYYWRAWQYFELVKLYGGIPLVLTAQDPVIIEGTDSGLQVPRSSTSASIDQIVADLDMAQTLLNQGRPYDAEGKDYGRITAAGAAALKGRVLLTWASPQFNRNDDQARWQRAYDACLDAKNICDAAGKGLHPNWRTMWFDGNDNVEAIIAYNFNTKQSGSVQKNNATERFSRPKDLGASGGNAPTKQIVDAFPMKDGTPYDTDGDLTDFYKDRDPRFYHSFAYNGSVWPYKENSSYTQWTYRWNSATAGTLNKSTENNPNASGIYLKKFTNPNTSELDGFRYVETSYLEFRYAEVLLNLAEAAIGINKLPEGKGYVRQIRQRAGIEAGTKDYGLSTVSSRDQHFAMCINERKVEFAYENKRFEDLRRWLLYDDTYGTVTRLGQEDINGSRRQGYYTVAVNANGTEYIGTADPFKETIVNNVVVPPGIMDRYAQPADYPSGVTTYEEYVDYLYDNHLKVIVRDDLEKDAAWEFSWYKEYYFFGIYENLYNDNAYLEQTQGWGGNFNPLN; encoded by the coding sequence ATGAAAAATAATATAAAATTATATAGTGTGTTTGCAATCATAACCAGTTTGGTGCTAGGAAGTTGCAGTACAGATTTTATTGAAGAAAAAAGAGATTTGAGTTCTGTTACCAATGAAGTGTTTGAATACGAAGAATTGTCTAATCAATACGTAAATCAAATTTATTCATTGATTTTACCAGAGCATAATAAAAACATGATTATGTGGAGTAGAGCTGCTGATGATCATGATGGACCAGATATGTTTGGTAAAGCAACTGATGAAGGTTTTGGTGAAGTAGATATAAATAAAGTATACGCTGCAATTTCTTTCAATGAAGATCATTGCTTAAGATCTATAGGTGTAAAATCAACGACTAGTTATAGTAATAGTACTTGGTCAAGAATTAGGATGATGAATACGTATTTTGATCAAGTTGATAAATTTTCTGGACTTACAGAAAAATTTAAAGACCAGATTAAAGGGCAAATATATTATTGGAGAGCGTGGCAATATTTTGAACTAGTTAAATTATACGGAGGTATTCCATTAGTTTTAACAGCGCAAGACCCTGTTATTATTGAAGGAACAGATTCAGGTTTACAAGTGCCTAGAAGTTCAACTTCAGCTAGTATAGATCAAATTGTTGCGGATTTAGATATGGCACAAACTCTTTTAAATCAAGGAAGGCCTTATGATGCAGAAGGAAAAGATTATGGTAGAATTACAGCTGCAGGTGCAGCGGCTTTGAAAGGACGTGTTTTATTAACCTGGGCAAGTCCTCAATTTAATAGAAATGATGATCAGGCAAGATGGCAACGTGCTTATGATGCTTGTTTAGATGCAAAAAATATTTGTGATGCTGCTGGCAAAGGACTTCATCCAAATTGGAGAACAATGTGGTTTGATGGTAATGATAATGTAGAGGCTATTATTGCTTATAATTTTAATACTAAGCAAAGTGGTTCAGTACAAAAAAATAACGCCACAGAAAGATTTTCTCGTCCTAAAGATTTAGGAGCTTCTGGAGGAAATGCTCCTACAAAACAAATTGTGGATGCTTTTCCTATGAAAGATGGAACACCTTATGATACAGATGGGGATCTTACTGATTTTTATAAAGATAGAGATCCAAGATTTTATCACTCATTTGCATACAATGGTTCTGTTTGGCCTTACAAAGAAAATAGTTCATATACACAATGGACATACCGTTGGAACAGCGCAACAGCAGGCACTTTAAATAAATCTACAGAGAATAACCCGAATGCATCAGGTATCTATTTAAAAAAATTCACAAATCCTAATACGAGTGAATTGGATGGATTTAGATATGTAGAAACAAGTTATTTAGAATTCCGTTATGCTGAAGTATTATTAAATTTAGCTGAGGCTGCCATTGGTATAAATAAATTACCAGAAGGGAAAGGGTATGTTAGACAAATTAGACAAAGAGCAGGTATAGAAGCTGGAACTAAAGATTATGGTTTATCTACCGTATCTTCAAGAGATCAACATTTTGCTATGTGTATAAATGAAAGAAAGGTTGAGTTTGCTTATGAAAATAAACGTTTTGAAGATTTAAGACGTTGGTTATTGTATGATGATACTTATGGTACTGTAACAAGATTAGGTCAAGAAGATATTAATGGTTCTAGAAGACAAGGATACTATACAGTTGCAGTAAATGCAAATGGTACGGAATACATTGGTACTGCAGATCCATTTAAAGAAACAATAGTAAATAACGTCGTGGTTCCCCCAGGTATTATGGATAGATATGCTCAACCGGCAGACTATCCTTCTGGAGTAACAACTTATGAAGAATATGTTGATTATTTATATGACAATCATTTAAAAGTAATTGTAAGAGATGATCTTGAAAAAGACGCAGCTTGGGAGTTCTCATGGTATAAAGAATATTATTTCTTTGGAATATATGAGAATTTATACAATGACAATGCTTATTTAGAGCAAACCCAAGGATGGGGAGGTAATTTCAATCCTCTTAATTAG
- a CDS encoding DUF3826 domain-containing protein, with product MSVKRWSMYMMLFVSIATCKVNAQQHLDPEYIKVTNERASKIVEKLELSNPEKEQAVTTIIAQQYRNLSKIHDERDSKIEAVKNSDLSKDQQSKEIGKLKSKADKLVSKLHKSYLKSLNKQLSEDKVSGVKDGMTYGVLPLTYAGYLDMLPNLTEKQKKMIYDNLIEAREHAIDGGSSKEKHAWFGKFKGRINNNLSADGYDLHKESKDWHERVKKREKNKL from the coding sequence ATGTCAGTTAAAAGATGGAGTATGTACATGATGCTGTTTGTTTCAATAGCCACATGTAAAGTAAATGCACAACAACATTTAGACCCAGAGTACATAAAAGTAACTAATGAGCGTGCATCTAAAATTGTAGAAAAGTTAGAACTATCTAACCCAGAAAAGGAACAGGCTGTAACCACTATAATAGCCCAGCAATATCGGAATTTAAGTAAAATTCATGATGAAAGAGATTCTAAAATAGAAGCAGTAAAAAACAGTGATTTATCTAAAGATCAGCAATCAAAAGAAATAGGTAAATTAAAGTCTAAAGCTGATAAGTTGGTAAGTAAGCTGCATAAATCATATTTAAAGTCATTAAATAAGCAATTATCAGAAGATAAAGTAAGTGGAGTTAAAGACGGTATGACGTATGGTGTTTTGCCGCTTACTTATGCAGGTTATTTAGATATGCTTCCAAACCTTACCGAAAAGCAAAAAAAAATGATTTACGATAATTTAATAGAAGCTAGAGAGCATGCTATAGATGGAGGTTCTTCAAAAGAGAAGCATGCGTGGTTTGGTAAATTTAAAGGAAGAATAAATAATAATTTGTCTGCTGATGGATATGATTTACATAAAGAAAGTAAAGATTGGCACGAACGCGTTAAAAAACGAGAAAAAAACAAACTATAG
- a CDS encoding polysaccharide lyase, giving the protein MKKFNCILFILLLCVFKSYAQYPKLTAEDRAQEEAIKVEAYKHSDEAWEKAKIIVEKEAKEGKPYIPWAGRPTDLPQAEIPAFPGAEGGGMYTFGGRGGSVYTVTSLEDLGPGTLREACEKGGARIIVFNVSGIIKLKTPLIIRAPYITIAGQTAPGDGICVAGETVWIDTHDVIIRHMRFRRGETFVGRRDDAIGGNPVGNIMIDHVSATWGLDENMSIYRHMFSPGADYKDEKLPTVNITIQNSLFGEALDTYNHSFGSTLGGENCAFIRNMWANNAGRNPSIGWNGIFNFVNNVVFNWVHRSVDGGDYTAKYNIINNYFKPGPLTDLEDPISYRILKPESGRSKLDYLEFGSAYVSGNIVENNERISKNNWDGGVQMENKKGVLMNLEEANTYFPSMKAAKPMPMPWFRTILDADKAYDFVLNNVGATFPTRDAVDARIVRTVKTGKPEYVKDLDPNSFYQFEHRRLSADSYKKGIITDISQVGGYPEYKGKPYIDSDKDGIPDVWEKKNGLNPNDASDAIIDSDNDGYTNIEEYINGSDLKRKTDWTDLKNNKETLIKPLIN; this is encoded by the coding sequence ATGAAAAAATTTAATTGTATTTTATTTATTTTACTTCTATGTGTATTTAAATCTTATGCTCAATACCCAAAGCTAACTGCTGAAGATAGAGCACAAGAAGAAGCGATAAAAGTTGAAGCTTATAAGCATTCAGACGAGGCTTGGGAAAAAGCAAAAATAATAGTAGAAAAAGAAGCCAAAGAAGGTAAGCCTTATATTCCTTGGGCAGGTAGACCAACTGATTTACCACAAGCCGAAATCCCTGCTTTCCCAGGAGCTGAAGGTGGAGGCATGTATACCTTTGGAGGTCGTGGTGGTAGCGTTTATACAGTTACTAGTTTAGAAGATTTAGGCCCGGGGACTTTGCGTGAAGCTTGCGAAAAAGGAGGTGCCAGGATTATAGTATTTAATGTTTCTGGGATAATAAAACTAAAAACACCTTTGATTATTCGTGCACCATACATCACTATTGCTGGTCAAACAGCACCAGGAGATGGTATTTGTGTTGCAGGAGAAACGGTTTGGATAGATACACACGATGTCATCATTCGTCACATGCGTTTCCGTAGAGGGGAAACTTTTGTAGGTAGGAGAGATGATGCTATTGGAGGAAACCCCGTTGGAAATATCATGATAGATCATGTTTCTGCAACTTGGGGATTGGATGAAAATATGTCTATTTACAGACATATGTTTAGTCCTGGAGCCGATTATAAAGATGAAAAATTACCAACCGTAAATATTACGATTCAAAACAGTTTGTTTGGCGAAGCTTTAGACACTTATAATCATTCATTTGGAAGTACTTTAGGTGGTGAAAATTGTGCTTTTATTAGAAACATGTGGGCAAATAATGCTGGTAGAAATCCATCTATAGGGTGGAATGGTATTTTTAATTTTGTGAATAATGTGGTGTTTAATTGGGTTCATAGATCGGTTGATGGAGGCGATTATACGGCTAAATATAATATCATTAATAATTATTTCAAACCAGGACCTTTAACTGATTTGGAGGACCCGATAAGTTATCGAATATTAAAACCAGAATCAGGTAGAAGTAAATTAGACTATTTAGAGTTTGGAAGCGCTTATGTGAGTGGTAATATTGTAGAAAATAATGAGAGAATTTCTAAAAATAACTGGGATGGTGGTGTTCAAATGGAAAACAAAAAAGGTGTTTTAATGAATTTGGAAGAGGCTAATACCTATTTTCCATCCATGAAAGCAGCTAAACCCATGCCCATGCCTTGGTTTAGAACTATTTTGGATGCAGACAAAGCTTACGATTTTGTGTTAAATAATGTGGGTGCAACATTTCCAACAAGAGATGCTGTAGATGCTAGAATTGTAAGAACTGTTAAAACAGGCAAACCAGAATATGTTAAAGATTTAGATCCAAATTCTTTTTATCAATTTGAACACCGACGTTTATCTGCCGATTCTTATAAAAAAGGAATTATTACAGACATTTCACAAGTAGGAGGTTATCCAGAATATAAAGGGAAGCCCTATATAGACTCCGATAAAGATGGAATTCCAGATGTTTGGGAGAAAAAAAATGGACTGAATCCAAATGATGCGTCAGATGCTATTATAGATTCAGATAATGATGGTTACACGAATATTGAAGAGTATATAAATGGTTCAGATCTAAAACGAAAAACAGATTGGACCGATTTAAAAAATAACAAAGAGACTTTAATCAAACCATTGATAAATTAA
- a CDS encoding SusC/RagA family TonB-linked outer membrane protein, whose translation MKKTITKACVLLLFSLVSLSGFAQETNSKKVVTGKVIDETGLPLPGVNIIEKGTNNGFVTDFDGKYSLSVKSGATLLFSFVGMLDKEIAVNGQSDINVTLQEDLQSLEEVVVVGYGTQKREAITGSVATVNMSEVEDLPVGNLGSALVGRVLGVSFEGGQSRPGDAARVQIRNPENFAKDGGTNEPLFVIDGVLQVDADTGYNDGSLFNSLDASEVESISFLKDASAAIYGARGAQGVVLVTTKRGRKGPAKLSYSGNYSIADEPYRTEVMSAYEYGQYFNILNGPNGANIAPTAGNYREYVFNQNELDYFKTLNYTPLEDQWSSAATQRHNISASGGSDTGTYYAGISYYTQEGNLGTQDFDRWTFRSSADMKIANGFKVGIQVSGNFSSQKNSFTKLGSAENGDYGNLLNKIPIIPDYIDGNPVQLLGANQEGADFHFPEVQRLNNLALTEGNRIGVNLNAEYEIPFVKGLVLKASYARNESKDRASQLGNTFTLYRYLGANTDDRYVLYPSGSGPLGTNVLAPGSNGIRVQDESNRILIDNTTRSTEQMNGSISYDITLGKHNISALLAVERGESYFFKDRVSKEDAQGYSNGQLWSATGDTSNTYTWADETADLGYVGRLNYAYDGKYYGEFLYRSSASAKFAPQNYWGDFYSLSGGWIISKEAFWKSNVVDYLKFRGSVGLLGKDNVKQWQWLQRYSARTGEGPVFGYNGDETDAVRMGTAANFDVRWSKEVKTNFGFEARLLDNRLSTSVETYYNIGTDIQIGRTKEVPFSVGGQVPAQNYAAQDAWGTEISIGWSDKIGKEFSYGFTINTNWYNSKMIKGDFPEDESNIRPWESRKGDTRNDSHRWGYDYQGMFKTQDEANQWVVDNKISQMFGVNTGYNATTGVFNPLQNNLRPGMLYYKDINGAWNPTTQSFDAPNGIINDDDRVILQKARKGPEGFNSVIRVGWKNFSLNTVLQVGWNNYYEIDGTARSMVPKNKIPENYENRNAFWSDIYDPNLNPSGKYPNPFHKAVYDRSSSFWKVGNSMSYVVRNINLSYTVPKNVVERLNLSSVKLNFVGINPFTIYNPYKDVGLPAPENGSYGSGGTYPTLRTYSLGLSVGF comes from the coding sequence ATGAAAAAAACAATTACTAAAGCATGTGTTTTGTTGCTTTTTAGTCTTGTAAGCCTATCGGGCTTTGCGCAAGAGACAAATAGTAAGAAAGTTGTCACTGGAAAAGTGATAGATGAAACAGGTCTGCCTTTACCTGGTGTGAATATTATTGAAAAAGGAACTAATAATGGATTTGTTACTGACTTTGATGGGAAATATAGTCTTTCTGTAAAGTCTGGAGCTACATTACTATTTTCTTTCGTAGGAATGTTAGACAAAGAGATTGCTGTTAATGGACAAAGTGATATTAATGTCACGTTACAAGAGGATCTGCAGTCATTAGAAGAAGTCGTTGTAGTAGGATATGGTACTCAAAAACGAGAGGCTATTACAGGATCTGTTGCTACAGTAAATATGAGCGAGGTTGAAGATTTACCAGTAGGTAATTTAGGGTCAGCTCTTGTTGGTCGTGTTTTAGGTGTTAGTTTTGAAGGAGGTCAATCGAGACCAGGAGACGCAGCTAGAGTACAAATACGTAATCCTGAAAATTTCGCCAAAGATGGGGGTACAAATGAACCTCTATTTGTTATAGATGGCGTGCTTCAGGTAGATGCGGATACTGGATATAATGATGGCAGCTTATTTAATAGTTTAGATGCGTCTGAGGTAGAGAGTATTTCTTTTCTTAAAGATGCTTCTGCTGCTATCTATGGTGCTAGAGGTGCTCAAGGTGTTGTTTTGGTAACAACTAAAAGAGGTCGAAAAGGACCTGCGAAATTAAGCTATAGTGGTAACTATTCCATTGCAGACGAACCTTATCGCACTGAGGTTATGAGTGCGTATGAGTATGGACAATATTTTAATATTTTGAATGGACCTAACGGAGCTAATATTGCACCTACAGCTGGAAATTATCGTGAATACGTATTTAATCAAAATGAACTCGATTATTTTAAAACATTGAATTATACGCCTTTAGAGGATCAATGGTCATCTGCAGCTACACAAAGACATAATATTAGTGCATCTGGAGGTAGTGATACTGGAACTTATTATGCGGGCATTTCGTATTACACCCAAGAAGGTAACTTAGGAACTCAAGATTTTGATAGATGGACTTTTAGATCTTCGGCTGATATGAAAATAGCCAATGGTTTTAAAGTAGGTATTCAAGTGTCTGGTAATTTTTCATCTCAGAAAAATAGTTTTACTAAGTTGGGTTCTGCTGAAAACGGTGATTACGGAAATCTACTTAATAAGATACCTATTATACCCGATTATATAGATGGAAATCCTGTTCAGCTTCTAGGAGCAAATCAAGAAGGAGCAGATTTTCATTTTCCAGAAGTACAGAGGTTAAATAATTTAGCACTTACAGAAGGTAATAGAATAGGTGTAAACCTTAATGCTGAATACGAAATACCTTTCGTTAAAGGCTTAGTGTTGAAAGCTAGTTATGCTCGTAACGAATCAAAAGATAGGGCGTCTCAATTGGGGAACACATTTACTCTTTATAGATATTTAGGAGCTAATACTGATGATAGATATGTTTTATACCCAAGTGGGTCTGGTCCTTTAGGAACTAATGTGCTAGCACCAGGTAGCAATGGTATAAGAGTTCAAGATGAAAGTAATAGAATATTGATTGATAATACTACTAGGAGTACTGAGCAGATGAATGGTAGTATTTCTTATGATATAACTTTAGGGAAGCATAATATTTCTGCTTTACTTGCCGTAGAACGTGGAGAATCTTACTTTTTTAAAGATAGAGTAAGTAAAGAAGATGCTCAAGGATATTCTAATGGGCAACTTTGGAGTGCAACAGGAGATACAAGTAATACCTACACTTGGGCAGATGAAACAGCTGATTTAGGTTATGTAGGAAGATTAAATTATGCTTATGACGGTAAATATTATGGAGAATTTTTATATAGAAGTTCAGCATCTGCAAAATTTGCACCACAAAATTACTGGGGTGATTTTTATTCACTTTCAGGAGGATGGATTATATCAAAAGAAGCTTTTTGGAAATCTAACGTAGTAGATTATCTTAAATTTAGAGGTTCTGTTGGTCTTTTAGGTAAAGATAATGTTAAGCAATGGCAATGGTTACAAAGATATTCTGCTAGAACAGGTGAAGGTCCTGTTTTTGGATATAATGGTGATGAGACAGATGCTGTTAGAATGGGAACTGCAGCAAATTTTGATGTAAGATGGTCAAAGGAAGTAAAAACAAATTTTGGTTTTGAAGCTAGGCTATTAGATAACAGATTATCAACGTCTGTTGAAACCTATTATAATATAGGAACGGATATTCAGATAGGAAGAACTAAAGAGGTTCCTTTCTCAGTTGGAGGTCAGGTGCCTGCACAAAATTATGCCGCACAAGATGCTTGGGGTACGGAGATTTCTATTGGATGGAGTGACAAAATTGGAAAAGAATTCAGCTACGGTTTTACAATAAATACAAATTGGTATAATAGTAAAATGATTAAGGGTGACTTTCCCGAAGACGAATCAAATATTAGACCATGGGAATCAAGAAAAGGAGATACACGTAATGATTCACACAGATGGGGTTATGATTATCAAGGAATGTTTAAAACACAAGACGAAGCTAATCAATGGGTAGTAGATAATAAGATATCTCAAATGTTTGGGGTTAATACAGGTTATAATGCAACTACGGGTGTTTTTAACCCACTTCAAAATAATTTAAGGCCAGGTATGTTATATTATAAAGACATAAATGGTGCTTGGAATCCTACGACGCAATCGTTCGATGCGCCAAATGGTATTATTAATGATGATGATAGAGTTATACTACAAAAAGCTAGAAAGGGACCTGAAGGTTTTAATTCGGTTATACGTGTAGGATGGAAGAATTTTAGTCTAAACACTGTCTTACAAGTAGGGTGGAATAACTATTATGAAATAGACGGAACGGCTAGAAGCATGGTGCCAAAAAACAAAATACCTGAGAATTACGAAAATAGAAATGCTTTTTGGTCAGATATATACGATCCAAATCTAAATCCATCTGGTAAGTATCCGAACCCTTTCCATAAAGCTGTATACGATAGATCGTCAAGTTTTTGGAAAGTTGGTAATAGCATGAGTTATGTTGTGCGTAATATCAACTTAAGCTATACTGTGCCTAAAAATGTTGTAGAAAGGTTAAATCTAAGTAGTGTGAAACTAAATTTTGTTGGAATAAACCCATTTACAATATATAATCCATATAAAGATGTAGGTTTACCTGCGCCTGAAAATGGATCGTATGGTTCTGGTGGTACATATCCTACTTTAAGAACGTATTCTTTAGGATTAAGTGTAGGATTCTAA
- a CDS encoding thrombospondin type 3 repeat-containing protein, with product MHYTNKKAILKSILVMASFCSITQYTYAQYPTIPDELQAKTDAVLAKEDQRLQDIWESNYHIIEEEALLGRPYTPWASYPKELMQADIPAFPGAQGGGAFTQGGRGGKIFVVTSLEDSGKGTFREAVEAVGARTIVFNISGIIRLKKPLNMRAPYVTIAGQTAPGDGVCIAGETFSVDTHDVIIRHMRFRRGETDVTRRDDAVGGNVVGNFIMDHCSTSWGLDENMSMYRHMYKANEKSERQKLPSSNVTIQNSISSEALDTYNHSFGSTIGGHNSTFMRNLWADNTGRNCSNGMSGDFNFVNNVVFNWWHRTIDGGDQSSMFNIINNYFKPGPITPTDKPIRYRILKPETGYYVPKTYGRAYVSGNFMVGSPEVTANNWNGGVQVEEKALAYIKQAKPFRMPQFPIMKAEEAYEFVLNNVGATLPKRDAVDTRIIKQVRTGKIEYKEGLENTIGSEFIKRRLPADSYKQGIITSPDQVGGYPDYKGKPYKDSDNDGMSDAWEKKYGLNPKDASDANKDLNGDGYTNIEKYINGIDPTKKVDWTKPDNNIDTLAKLQNGILQ from the coding sequence ATGCACTACACAAATAAAAAGGCTATACTAAAAAGTATCCTTGTAATGGCTTCTTTTTGTTCAATTACTCAATATACTTATGCACAGTATCCTACAATTCCAGATGAACTTCAAGCAAAAACAGATGCCGTTTTAGCAAAAGAAGACCAGAGGTTACAAGACATTTGGGAAAGTAATTATCATATAATTGAAGAAGAAGCATTATTAGGACGCCCCTATACACCATGGGCATCCTATCCTAAAGAACTCATGCAAGCAGACATTCCTGCGTTCCCAGGAGCTCAAGGAGGAGGTGCTTTTACTCAAGGAGGTAGAGGTGGAAAAATATTTGTCGTTACTAGTTTAGAAGATAGTGGTAAAGGAACTTTTAGAGAAGCTGTGGAAGCAGTAGGAGCTAGAACTATTGTGTTTAATATTTCAGGAATTATTCGGTTAAAAAAACCGCTTAACATGCGAGCTCCTTATGTAACCATTGCAGGTCAAACCGCTCCAGGTGATGGGGTTTGTATCGCAGGAGAAACCTTCAGTGTCGATACACATGATGTTATTATTAGACACATGCGTTTTAGAAGAGGGGAAACCGATGTTACCAGAAGAGATGATGCTGTTGGTGGTAATGTAGTAGGAAATTTTATTATGGATCATTGTTCCACAAGTTGGGGTTTGGACGAAAATATGTCTATGTACCGACACATGTATAAAGCTAATGAAAAGTCCGAGCGCCAAAAATTACCATCATCTAATGTTACGATTCAAAATAGTATTTCATCTGAAGCTTTAGATACCTATAATCATTCTTTTGGGAGTACTATTGGAGGTCATAATAGTACCTTTATGAGAAATTTGTGGGCTGATAATACAGGTAGAAATTGTTCAAACGGTATGAGTGGCGATTTTAATTTTGTAAATAATGTGGTGTTTAATTGGTGGCATCGTACTATTGATGGAGGTGACCAAAGTTCTATGTTTAATATTATTAATAATTACTTTAAACCAGGTCCCATTACACCAACAGATAAGCCAATTCGTTACAGAATTTTAAAACCAGAAACAGGTTATTATGTTCCTAAAACCTATGGACGCGCTTATGTTTCAGGTAATTTTATGGTCGGTTCACCAGAGGTTACTGCCAACAACTGGAACGGAGGTGTTCAAGTTGAAGAAAAAGCATTAGCTTATATAAAACAAGCAAAACCATTTAGAATGCCTCAGTTTCCTATTATGAAAGCTGAAGAAGCTTACGAATTTGTTTTAAATAATGTTGGTGCAACATTGCCTAAAAGAGATGCGGTTGATACGCGTATTATCAAACAGGTTAGAACAGGGAAAATAGAATATAAAGAAGGATTGGAGAACACTATTGGTAGCGAGTTTATTAAAAGAAGGTTACCTGCGGATTCATATAAACAAGGTATTATAACCAGTCCAGACCAAGTAGGAGGTTATCCAGATTACAAAGGAAAACCTTATAAAGATTCTGATAATGATGGGATGTCTGATGCTTGGGAAAAGAAATATGGTTTAAACCCTAAAGACGCTTCTGATGCTAATAAAGATTTGAATGGTGATGGCTATACTAATATTGAAAAATATATCAATGGTATCGATCCAACTAAGAAAGTGGATTGGACTAAACCTGATAATAATATCGACACATTAGCGAAATTACAAAACGGAATATTACAATAA